A window of the Euzebyales bacterium genome harbors these coding sequences:
- the panB gene encoding 3-methyl-2-oxobutanoate hydroxymethyltransferase, which produces MSAGKRPRSIHDLRAFKQRGERFAMVTAYDAVSAEILDEAGIPLLLVGDSLGMVVMGHTSTVPVTMDDILHHTAAVRRGAPDALVVADMPFGSFQIDMTEARRNATRLLKEAGATAVKIEGGGPMVDLVADLVRMGIPVMGHLGLTPQSVNQFGGFKVQGRTDEAADLIVDDIVALEQAGAFSVVLECVPSDVGRRATDAVEIPTIGIGAGPDTDAQVLVLHDLLGLGAGHRPRFVKTYVDGRSMIRDAVKAFQSEVATGEYPAPEHRY; this is translated from the coding sequence ATGAGCGCTGGCAAGAGACCACGGTCCATTCACGACCTCCGGGCGTTCAAGCAACGTGGTGAGCGTTTCGCGATGGTGACCGCCTACGACGCTGTGAGCGCGGAGATCCTCGACGAGGCGGGCATCCCGCTGCTGCTCGTCGGGGACTCACTGGGCATGGTCGTCATGGGGCACACCTCGACGGTGCCGGTCACCATGGACGACATCCTGCACCACACGGCGGCGGTACGCCGCGGCGCGCCCGACGCACTCGTGGTCGCCGACATGCCGTTCGGTAGCTTCCAGATCGACATGACCGAGGCCAGGCGCAACGCGACCCGCCTGCTCAAGGAAGCGGGCGCGACGGCCGTCAAGATCGAAGGCGGCGGTCCGATGGTGGACCTGGTCGCTGACCTTGTCCGCATGGGGATCCCGGTCATGGGCCACCTCGGGCTCACGCCGCAGTCGGTCAACCAGTTCGGCGGGTTCAAGGTGCAGGGCCGCACCGACGAGGCCGCCGACCTGATCGTCGACGACATCGTGGCACTCGAGCAGGCCGGTGCCTTCTCGGTCGTGCTGGAGTGCGTGCCGAGTGATGTGGGACGGCGGGCGACCGACGCCGTGGAGATCCCGACGATCGGCATCGGCGCCGGTCCGGACACCGACGCGCAGGTGCTCGTGCTCCACGACCTGCTGGGTCTGGGCGCGGGTCACCGGCCGCGCTTCGTGAAGACCTACGTCGACGGCCGCAGCATGATCCGCGACGCCGTGAAGGCCTTCCAGTCCGAGGTCGCCACCGGCGAGTACCCGGCTCCCGAGCACCGGTACTGA
- a CDS encoding NAD+ synthase: MRIALAQLNPTVGDIEGNAAALLAAYRRAVDRGAQLAVSAELGLTGYPPDDLLLKPAFIRAVAEQLEELAGQIGSAPLLVGYPEDVSDLSSLTGIVGEDAIPQGLANSAALLVDGLVARVYRKQRIPNYGVFDEARYFRAGSDLVVFDVADARVGLTVCEDLWGAGGPATDSARAGAQVVVSPNASPFHTGKRAERERWARRHATDGSAWIAYVNLVGGQDDVVYDGDSFVMAPDGTVVARAARFDEDLLIVDIDPDGGTPTAARAEPERLSEPAVVYEALVLATRDYLRKNGFERALIGLSGGIDSALTAVVATDALGPSNVTCVAMPSPYSSPGSITDARDLVDALGCSWLELRIDDVMKAFDATLAEPFAGTEEGIAEENIQSRIRGTLLMALSNKRGDLVLATGNKSEYAVGYATLYGDMAGGFAPLKDVYKTVVYELCAYRNGAHRDSWLGPAGTVVPRAIIDKPPSAELRPDQVDTDSLPEYGTLDAILAGYVEQYRSVDRLVADGHDRTLVAEVTRMVDRAEYKRRQAPPGVKVTTRAFGRERRLPITHRWAG; the protein is encoded by the coding sequence ATGCGGATCGCACTCGCTCAGCTCAACCCGACGGTGGGTGACATCGAGGGCAACGCCGCGGCCCTGCTCGCCGCGTACCGGCGGGCCGTCGACCGCGGCGCGCAGCTCGCGGTCAGCGCCGAGCTGGGTCTGACCGGCTACCCGCCGGACGACCTGCTGCTCAAACCCGCGTTCATCCGTGCGGTCGCCGAGCAGCTCGAAGAGCTGGCCGGGCAGATCGGATCCGCTCCCCTGCTCGTCGGCTACCCCGAGGACGTCAGCGACCTGTCGAGCCTGACGGGCATCGTGGGCGAGGACGCCATCCCGCAGGGTCTGGCCAACAGCGCGGCGTTGCTGGTCGACGGGCTGGTGGCACGCGTCTACCGCAAGCAGCGGATCCCCAACTACGGGGTCTTCGACGAGGCACGCTACTTCCGTGCCGGGTCCGACCTGGTCGTCTTCGACGTCGCCGATGCGCGGGTGGGGTTGACGGTCTGCGAGGATCTGTGGGGTGCCGGCGGCCCGGCGACCGACAGCGCACGCGCGGGCGCCCAGGTGGTGGTGAGCCCGAACGCCAGCCCCTTCCACACGGGCAAGCGGGCCGAGCGCGAACGCTGGGCGCGGCGTCACGCGACGGATGGCAGCGCATGGATCGCCTACGTCAACCTCGTCGGCGGTCAGGACGACGTCGTGTACGACGGCGACTCGTTCGTCATGGCGCCAGACGGCACCGTCGTGGCGCGCGCTGCGCGTTTCGACGAGGACCTGCTGATCGTCGACATCGACCCGGACGGCGGGACGCCCACCGCCGCGCGTGCCGAACCCGAGCGGCTGTCGGAACCGGCGGTCGTCTACGAGGCGCTCGTGCTCGCGACACGCGACTACCTGCGCAAGAACGGCTTCGAGCGCGCGCTCATCGGTCTGTCCGGCGGCATCGACAGTGCCCTGACGGCGGTCGTGGCCACGGATGCGCTCGGCCCCTCGAACGTGACGTGCGTCGCGATGCCGTCGCCCTACTCGTCCCCGGGATCGATCACGGACGCGCGTGACCTGGTCGACGCCCTCGGCTGCTCCTGGCTCGAGCTGCGCATCGATGACGTGATGAAGGCGTTCGACGCCACCCTGGCCGAGCCGTTCGCAGGAACCGAGGAGGGCATCGCTGAGGAGAACATCCAGTCGCGGATCCGCGGCACACTGCTGATGGCCCTGTCCAACAAGCGCGGTGATCTCGTGCTGGCCACGGGCAACAAGAGCGAGTACGCCGTCGGGTACGCCACCTTGTACGGCGACATGGCGGGTGGCTTCGCCCCGTTGAAGGACGTGTACAAGACGGTCGTGTACGAGCTGTGCGCCTACCGCAACGGGGCGCACCGCGACTCGTGGCTCGGACCGGCCGGCACGGTCGTCCCCCGGGCGATCATCGACAAGCCGCCGTCGGCTGAGCTGCGGCCCGATCAGGTCGACACCGACAGCCTGCCGGAGTACGGCACGCTCGACGCGATCCTCGCCGGCTACGTCGAGCAGTACCGCAGCGTCGACCGGCTCGTGGCCGACGGCCACGACCGGACGCTCGTCGCCGAGGTGACGCGGATGGTGGACCGGGCCGAGTACAAGCGCCGCCAGGCACCCCCCGGCGTGAAGGTCACGACGCGCGCGTTCGGCCGCGAGCGGCGGCTACCGATCACCCACCGGTGGGCCGGCTGA
- a CDS encoding ammonium transporter translates to MARRMLLIAGCALGTVMLLAGPAAAQELSETATVQLNLDVVFYMLAIALVFIMQAGFAMLEGGLTRSKNAANIMMKNIADMSFGIVAYFLVGFGLMYGASAAGLIGTDSFALMPGSYTDGLTAPVTEAGAIPIGVDFMYQAVFAATAGTIVSGAVAGRIKFIAFVAISVALTAVIYPIVGHWVWGGGWLSELGYTDFAGSSVVHMTGGVAALTLAAILGPRRGKFAPDGSARVIPGHSAPLVALGTFILFFGWFGFNGGSVLAADGVAVAPVLTTTTLAGCAGGISAMLFTWIRYGKPDLSMTCNGILAGLVGITAGPDLVGGIGALGVGVVGGVLVALSVAAVDKLGVDDAVGAFSVHGTCGALGCVWLALFGNEVGLFTGGGASQLITQLVGVVSIAVFVAIMAAIVGFALKAAGALRVSEEEEVEGLDIHEHGMYGYPEAALGSQVYPAGPRTSPNGEIVAPQADDRRVLQDS, encoded by the coding sequence ATGGCAAGGCGAATGTTGTTGATCGCAGGTTGCGCGCTGGGAACGGTGATGCTGCTCGCGGGGCCGGCCGCGGCGCAGGAGTTGAGCGAGACCGCCACGGTGCAGCTCAACCTCGACGTCGTGTTCTACATGCTGGCCATCGCGCTGGTGTTCATCATGCAGGCCGGGTTCGCGATGCTCGAGGGCGGGCTGACCCGCTCGAAGAACGCCGCGAACATCATGATGAAGAACATCGCGGACATGTCGTTCGGTATCGTGGCGTACTTCCTCGTCGGCTTCGGTCTGATGTACGGCGCGAGCGCTGCCGGCCTCATCGGCACCGACTCGTTCGCACTGATGCCCGGCAGCTACACCGACGGCCTGACGGCGCCGGTCACCGAGGCGGGCGCCATCCCGATCGGCGTGGACTTCATGTACCAGGCGGTCTTCGCCGCCACCGCGGGCACGATCGTGTCCGGTGCGGTCGCGGGGCGCATCAAGTTCATCGCGTTCGTCGCGATCTCCGTCGCGCTCACCGCGGTCATCTACCCGATCGTGGGGCACTGGGTGTGGGGCGGCGGCTGGCTGTCAGAGCTCGGCTACACCGACTTCGCCGGATCCAGCGTCGTGCACATGACCGGTGGTGTCGCCGCGCTGACCCTGGCCGCGATCCTCGGTCCGCGTCGGGGCAAGTTCGCGCCGGACGGCTCTGCTCGGGTCATCCCCGGTCACAGCGCACCGCTGGTCGCGCTCGGCACCTTCATCCTGTTCTTCGGCTGGTTCGGTTTCAACGGCGGGTCCGTGCTCGCCGCTGACGGCGTCGCCGTCGCGCCCGTGCTGACGACGACCACGCTGGCCGGCTGCGCGGGCGGCATCTCGGCGATGCTGTTCACGTGGATCCGCTACGGCAAGCCCGACCTGTCGATGACCTGCAACGGCATCCTCGCCGGCCTCGTGGGCATCACGGCCGGACCGGACCTCGTCGGTGGCATCGGCGCCCTGGGCGTCGGCGTCGTCGGCGGTGTGCTGGTCGCCCTGTCGGTCGCCGCCGTCGACAAGCTCGGCGTCGACGACGCGGTCGGCGCGTTCAGCGTGCACGGCACCTGCGGTGCGCTCGGCTGCGTGTGGCTGGCCCTGTTCGGCAACGAGGTCGGGCTGTTCACCGGTGGCGGTGCGTCCCAGCTGATCACCCAGCTCGTCGGTGTCGTCTCGATCGCGGTGTTCGTCGCGATCATGGCCGCCATCGTCGGGTTCGCCCTGAAGGCCGCCGGTGCGCTGCGCGTCTCCGAGGAGGAGGAGGTCGAGGGTCTCGACATCCACGAGCACGGCATGTACGGCTACCCGGAGGCCGCGCTCGGGTCACAGGTCTATCCGGCCGGACCGCGCACCTCGCCGAACGGTGAGATCGTCGCGCCGCAGGCCGACGACCGGCGGGTCCTGCAGGACTCGTAG
- the mutM gene encoding bifunctional DNA-formamidopyrimidine glycosylase/DNA-(apurinic or apyrimidinic site) lyase → MPELPEVESVARQLRPRVVGRRITAVWIDRQARFADVESVVGATVTALRRRGKYLLADLDASGRPPRELVMHLGMTGAFRFRGDGWTPDAYVRATFTLDDGVLDFRDVRRFGRLSVVAAGDHAGIATLARMGPEPLGPDFDPRRFHAALAGSRMPVKAQLLSQRPVAGVGNIYADEALWLARVNPRARRVGPERAARLWTAIRQVLADAIEREGTTFRDYQMVNGQSGRNATFLVAYGQQGRPCPRCGTTLRRIEVAGRGTTYCPRCQRV, encoded by the coding sequence ATGCCGGAGCTGCCCGAGGTCGAGAGCGTCGCCCGCCAGCTGCGCCCGCGTGTCGTCGGACGACGCATCACCGCCGTCTGGATCGACCGGCAGGCGCGGTTCGCCGACGTCGAGTCCGTGGTCGGTGCCACGGTCACCGCACTGCGCCGGCGTGGCAAGTACCTCCTGGCTGATCTCGACGCGTCGGGCAGGCCACCGCGTGAGCTGGTGATGCACCTCGGCATGACCGGTGCGTTCCGCTTCCGGGGCGACGGGTGGACCCCCGACGCGTACGTCCGCGCGACCTTCACGCTGGACGACGGTGTGCTGGACTTCCGTGACGTACGCCGGTTCGGCCGTCTGAGCGTCGTGGCCGCGGGCGATCACGCCGGCATCGCGACGCTGGCACGCATGGGTCCTGAGCCGCTCGGGCCCGACTTCGACCCACGGCGCTTCCACGCCGCACTCGCCGGTTCACGCATGCCGGTCAAGGCCCAGCTGCTGTCGCAGCGTCCGGTCGCCGGCGTCGGCAACATCTACGCCGACGAGGCGCTGTGGCTCGCACGCGTCAACCCACGCGCGAGACGGGTGGGGCCGGAACGTGCCGCGCGGTTGTGGACCGCGATCCGTCAGGTCCTGGCGGACGCCATCGAGCGTGAGGGCACGACGTTCCGCGACTACCAGATGGTCAACGGCCAGTCGGGGCGCAACGCGACGTTCCTCGTGGCGTATGGACAGCAGGGACGTCCCTGCCCACGCTGTGGAACCACATTGCGCAGGATCGAGGTCGCTGGCCGCGGGACGACCTACTGCCCGCGCTGTCAGCGGGTCTGA
- the ftsH gene encoding ATP-dependent zinc metalloprotease FtsH, translating to MNPTNRNRLLVGLLVALGLLWLLNPTTSGESLTYNDFRRAVAAGDVESVTFTGQAIEGTFSESGDRADEGGFTSTLPPAEVIGQDGIESFLEENEVEIDARVEGESVLSLLVFFGLPILLFFGLFWYLNRQARGQMGPLSRVGKSTARLWKPHEPTTRFNDIAGYREVKQEIKEVVDFLREPDRFRRAGAEVPKGMLLVGPPGTGKTLLAKATAGEAGVPFISVTGSDFMEMFVGVGASRVRDLFKTARENAPSIIFIDELDSIGRKRGAGLGGGHDEREQTLNQLLGEIDGFEGSEGVVIMAATNRPDVLDPALQRPGRFDRQIVVPLPTLEEREQILVVHTKGKPMGDDIDLQVIARGTPGMAGADLKNLINEAALIAVRDGSDEIRMRDVEQARERHTIGRERSSLRLDEKEKLAVAYHEGGHALAAFLDEEADPVYKVTVLPTGMALGVTQQLPIDERHIYLLSYLEAKIKVMLGGRAAEMVVLGQPTTGGQHDLVQATKLARAIVREYGMSEELGPIGYGSQQQVFLGEELARGHEYSEQTAEVIDREVQRILTSALDDLVDRFADLRTGLDAMADLLVEKESLTGDEALAAARGALDPARRVLLDGAQTMDTTPTMVRGAGDGRDGDEPARPREPAGSGR from the coding sequence GTGAACCCAACCAACCGCAATCGACTACTGGTCGGCCTCCTCGTCGCGCTCGGGTTGCTCTGGTTGCTCAATCCGACGACGTCGGGCGAGTCGCTGACCTACAACGACTTCCGCCGAGCGGTGGCCGCCGGCGACGTCGAGTCGGTGACCTTCACCGGACAGGCCATCGAGGGGACGTTCAGCGAGTCCGGTGACCGCGCTGACGAAGGCGGGTTCACGTCGACCCTCCCACCGGCGGAGGTGATCGGCCAGGACGGCATCGAGTCCTTCCTCGAAGAGAACGAGGTCGAGATCGATGCTCGCGTCGAGGGTGAGAGCGTCCTCTCGCTGCTGGTGTTCTTCGGGCTTCCCATCCTGTTGTTCTTCGGGCTGTTCTGGTATCTGAACCGGCAGGCGCGGGGTCAGATGGGACCGTTGTCGCGCGTCGGCAAGTCGACCGCGCGCCTGTGGAAGCCGCACGAGCCGACCACACGGTTCAACGACATCGCGGGCTACCGCGAGGTCAAGCAGGAGATCAAGGAGGTCGTCGACTTCCTGCGCGAGCCGGACCGCTTCCGGCGTGCCGGTGCCGAGGTCCCCAAGGGCATGCTGCTGGTCGGCCCGCCCGGGACCGGGAAGACGCTGCTGGCCAAGGCGACGGCCGGCGAAGCCGGGGTGCCGTTCATCTCGGTCACCGGCTCGGACTTCATGGAGATGTTCGTCGGCGTCGGCGCCAGCCGCGTGCGGGACCTCTTCAAGACCGCGCGCGAGAACGCCCCGTCGATCATCTTCATCGACGAGTTGGACTCGATCGGCCGCAAGCGCGGCGCAGGTCTGGGCGGTGGGCACGACGAGCGCGAACAGACGCTGAACCAGTTGCTCGGCGAGATCGACGGGTTCGAGGGCTCCGAGGGCGTCGTCATCATGGCGGCCACCAACCGCCCTGACGTGCTCGACCCCGCGCTGCAGCGCCCGGGACGGTTCGACCGCCAGATCGTCGTCCCTCTGCCGACGCTGGAGGAGCGCGAGCAGATCCTGGTCGTCCACACCAAGGGCAAGCCCATGGGCGACGACATCGACCTGCAGGTCATCGCGCGCGGCACACCCGGCATGGCCGGCGCCGACCTCAAGAACCTGATCAACGAGGCCGCACTGATCGCCGTCCGGGACGGCTCCGACGAGATACGCATGCGCGACGTCGAGCAGGCGCGGGAACGCCACACGATCGGGCGTGAGCGGTCGAGCCTGCGCCTCGACGAGAAGGAGAAGCTCGCCGTCGCCTACCACGAGGGCGGGCACGCGCTGGCCGCGTTCCTGGACGAGGAGGCAGACCCCGTCTACAAGGTGACGGTGCTGCCGACGGGCATGGCGCTGGGCGTCACCCAGCAACTGCCGATCGACGAGCGGCACATCTACCTGCTCAGCTACCTCGAGGCCAAGATCAAGGTCATGCTCGGCGGGCGTGCCGCGGAGATGGTCGTGCTCGGCCAGCCGACGACCGGTGGTCAGCACGACCTCGTGCAGGCCACCAAGCTCGCGCGGGCCATCGTGCGCGAGTACGGCATGAGCGAGGAGCTCGGCCCGATCGGGTACGGCAGCCAGCAACAGGTGTTCCTCGGTGAGGAGCTCGCCCGCGGTCACGAGTACTCCGAGCAGACCGCGGAGGTCATCGACCGCGAGGTGCAGCGGATCCTCACGTCGGCGCTCGACGACCTGGTCGACCGGTTCGCCGACCTGCGCACGGGCCTGGACGCGATGGCCGACCTGCTGGTGGAGAAGGAGTCGTTGACCGGTGACGAGGCGCTCGCCGCTGCGCGTGGCGCCCTGGATCCGGCGCGGCGCGTCCTCCTCGACGGTGCGCAGACGATGGACACGACCCCGACCATGGTGCGTGGTGCCGGCGACGGTCGTGACGGTGACGAGCCTGCCCGGCCGCGTGAGCCGGCCGGCTCGGGCCGTTGA
- a CDS encoding IclR family transcriptional regulator has product MANVQAGGSRTLGRGLEVLKALSQAPEGATVAALSARTGLDRAVLYRLLDTLTAEGFAVRDSDTRRFHLGVSVIELGIRATRQLDVRRYALPGMRSLMEQAHEAVCLAVRDRRDVVVVDRVEPRGLSTRVNYPVGTRHALVAGAHGRALLFQFEPELRRDLGASPELSADLETSRTRGYALSLDEIDRGVVGVAAPIVGRRGRPVASVGIVAPSVRLRDPATLGPRVRALAREVSRRLVHPPAPVG; this is encoded by the coding sequence ATGGCGAACGTGCAGGCTGGTGGATCGCGGACCCTGGGTCGCGGGCTGGAGGTGCTCAAGGCGCTGAGCCAGGCGCCTGAGGGCGCGACCGTCGCTGCGCTGTCGGCGCGGACGGGACTGGACCGTGCGGTGCTGTACCGGCTGCTCGACACGCTGACCGCCGAAGGCTTCGCCGTCCGGGACTCCGACACCCGCAGGTTCCACCTCGGCGTCTCGGTCATCGAGCTGGGCATCCGTGCGACGCGTCAACTCGATGTGCGCCGCTACGCGCTCCCGGGCATGCGTTCGCTGATGGAGCAGGCGCACGAGGCCGTCTGCCTGGCCGTACGTGACCGTCGGGACGTCGTCGTCGTCGATCGGGTCGAGCCACGCGGCCTGAGCACCCGCGTGAACTATCCGGTCGGCACGCGTCACGCGCTGGTCGCCGGTGCACACGGTCGTGCACTGCTGTTCCAGTTCGAGCCGGAGTTGCGGCGCGACCTGGGTGCCTCACCGGAACTGTCGGCCGATCTCGAGACGAGCCGCACGCGGGGGTACGCGCTGTCGCTGGACGAGATCGACCGCGGCGTCGTCGGCGTCGCCGCACCGATCGTCGGCCGCCGCGGTAGGCCGGTCGCGAGCGTCGGGATCGTCGCACCCTCGGTGCGCCTGCGGGATCCTGCCACGCTCGGCCCCAGGGTGCGGGCGCTGGCACGCGAGGTCTCGCGCCGCCTCGTGCACCCGCCCGCGCCGGTCGGCTGA
- a CDS encoding EAL domain-containing protein, whose translation MVSLLPHSGGSDPTDGPDGGAVPGTHTEAALRLIADELGLQEATLVPADAAPPGVEHVDLPLVRDGVEWAVLRVVGTSVAQRTAGRVVRSLITRLVLDGMVADVGRLDSDGGDRAAVARVLADNSLEMVLQPIVELDSRRIVGVEALSRFPADTNRSTESWFALAAAAGLGVELEAAALRRAVTAMEHLAEGVYLSVNVSPEALLSCDVQDILADVDLGRVVLEITEHARVTDYRALADALQPFRTRGVRVAVDDTGSGFASLRHVLRLEPEIVKLDSSLTSDIDGDAVLRALGYTLKAFASAIGAQTVAEGVENERELYALRFIGVPYGQGYHLHEALTLDPRTWPAEMRSAGPPVGDR comes from the coding sequence ATGGTTTCGCTGTTGCCCCACAGTGGTGGGTCGGACCCGACCGACGGGCCGGACGGCGGCGCGGTCCCCGGTACGCACACCGAGGCTGCGCTGCGTCTGATCGCCGACGAGCTCGGGTTGCAGGAGGCCACCCTGGTGCCGGCCGATGCGGCACCACCCGGCGTCGAGCACGTGGACCTGCCCCTCGTCCGTGACGGCGTCGAGTGGGCCGTGCTGCGTGTCGTCGGCACGAGCGTCGCACAGCGGACCGCGGGCCGCGTCGTGCGCAGCCTCATCACCCGGCTCGTCCTCGACGGCATGGTCGCCGACGTCGGTCGTCTCGATTCCGACGGCGGCGACCGCGCCGCCGTGGCGCGCGTGCTGGCCGACAACTCGCTCGAGATGGTGCTGCAGCCGATCGTCGAGCTCGACTCGCGTCGCATCGTCGGCGTCGAGGCCCTGTCGCGCTTCCCGGCCGACACCAACCGGTCGACCGAGAGCTGGTTCGCACTGGCGGCCGCCGCGGGCCTGGGCGTCGAGCTCGAGGCGGCGGCGTTGCGACGTGCCGTCACCGCGATGGAGCACCTCGCCGAGGGCGTCTACCTGTCGGTGAACGTGTCTCCGGAGGCGCTGCTGTCGTGCGATGTGCAGGACATCCTGGCCGACGTCGACCTCGGCCGGGTCGTGCTGGAGATCACCGAGCATGCCCGGGTGACCGACTACCGCGCGCTCGCGGACGCGCTGCAACCGTTCCGGACGCGGGGCGTCCGCGTCGCCGTCGACGACACCGGCTCGGGCTTCGCCAGCCTGCGGCACGTGCTGCGCCTCGAGCCGGAGATCGTCAAGCTCGACTCGAGCCTGACCAGCGACATCGACGGGGACGCCGTCCTCCGCGCCCTCGGCTACACGCTCAAGGCCTTCGCCAGCGCGATCGGGGCGCAGACGGTCGCCGAGGGTGTCGAGAACGAACGTGAGTTGTACGCACTGCGCTTCATCGGCGTCCCGTACGGTCAGGGCTACCACCTGCACGAGGCGCTGACACTGGATCCGCGCACGTGGCCCGCCGAGATGCGTTCAGCCGGCCCACCGGTGGGTGATCGGTAG
- the dtd gene encoding D-aminoacyl-tRNA deacylase produces the protein MRVVLQRVTAAAVRVDDEIVGQIGPGLLALVGVGRRSRPADAEWLAAKTAGLRVFSDDAGRMNLSVTDIGGSVLAVSQFTLYGDASRGRRPSFVDAADPTRARQLYELYCSAIPTDVQRGVFGAHMVISAEADGPVTMLLEREGL, from the coding sequence ATGCGCGTCGTGCTGCAACGCGTCACCGCAGCCGCCGTGCGGGTCGACGACGAGATCGTCGGGCAGATCGGGCCCGGTCTGCTCGCGCTCGTCGGCGTCGGGCGCCGGTCCCGGCCGGCCGACGCCGAGTGGCTCGCCGCCAAGACCGCCGGGCTGCGGGTGTTCTCGGACGATGCCGGGCGGATGAACCTCTCGGTCACCGACATCGGCGGATCGGTGCTCGCGGTCAGCCAGTTCACGCTGTACGGCGATGCCTCAAGAGGGCGGCGTCCGTCGTTCGTCGACGCGGCCGATCCGACACGGGCGCGGCAGCTCTACGAGCTGTACTGTTCGGCCATCCCGACGGATGTGCAGCGTGGCGTGTTTGGAGCGCACATGGTCATCAGCGCCGAAGCTGACGGTCCGGTCACGATGCTGCTCGAGCGAGAGGGACTCTGA
- the npdG gene encoding NADPH-dependent F420 reductase: MTDASRPTVGVLGGTGPLGRGLGMRLAMAGYDVVLGSRDATRAERAAAGLLDDHAVDDSALRGGPNRDAAARDVVIVAVPFDGVRPLLGDLGDVLAGTTVISCVNRLGFDAHGPQALPVDEGSAAQLIATLLPTARVFGAFHHIPAARLTRDVGPLDMDVMITGDDPDERVLDLVRAVGGVRPVVVGPLRLSRPIEELTAAIIAVNRRYKVSAGVRLTGLPD; this comes from the coding sequence GTGACCGACGCGTCGCGACCCACCGTCGGGGTGCTGGGCGGCACGGGTCCGCTCGGCCGTGGGTTGGGGATGCGGCTGGCCATGGCGGGCTACGACGTCGTGCTGGGCTCGCGGGATGCGACCCGCGCCGAGCGGGCCGCCGCCGGCCTGCTCGACGACCACGCGGTCGATGACAGCGCGCTGCGCGGTGGCCCGAACCGGGACGCGGCGGCGCGTGACGTGGTGATCGTCGCCGTACCCTTCGACGGCGTCCGCCCACTGCTCGGGGATCTCGGTGACGTGCTCGCCGGGACCACCGTGATCAGCTGCGTCAACCGCCTCGGCTTCGATGCGCACGGGCCGCAGGCGCTCCCGGTGGACGAGGGCAGCGCCGCGCAGCTCATCGCCACGCTGCTGCCGACCGCCCGCGTGTTCGGTGCGTTCCACCACATACCCGCCGCCCGGCTGACGCGGGACGTGGGCCCGCTGGACATGGACGTGATGATCACCGGCGACGACCCCGACGAACGTGTGCTCGACCTGGTGCGCGCTGTCGGAGGCGTCCGTCCGGTGGTGGTGGGGCCGTTGCGGCTCAGCCGCCCCATAGAGGAGCTGACCGCGGCGATCATCGCGGTGAACAGGCGCTACAAGGTGTCCGCCGGAGTCCGCCTGACCGGTCTGCCCGACTGA
- a CDS encoding ATP-dependent Clp protease proteolytic subunit: MSQPDAIHTGSIPAPSAHEGGPDLDFLAGSSVFRKLYDNRILYLKGPIEDTVADTLVAQLMSLDAESEKDVTLYINSPGGLVSGMFAVYDVMQLMRSKVNTICVGIAASAAAFLLATGTGIRAATPNARIMFHQPLGGARGQAVDIQIQAKQIVFLRERLYEILAERMNKDIEEIRRDADRDFWLSAEDAVTYGAIDEVRQRGGV, from the coding sequence GTGTCCCAGCCCGACGCGATCCACACCGGATCGATCCCTGCGCCCTCGGCCCATGAAGGCGGGCCGGACCTGGACTTCCTCGCCGGATCCAGCGTGTTCCGCAAGCTGTACGACAACCGCATCCTCTATCTGAAGGGGCCGATCGAGGACACGGTCGCCGACACACTCGTGGCGCAGCTGATGTCGCTCGATGCGGAGTCCGAGAAGGACGTGACGCTCTACATCAACTCGCCGGGCGGTCTCGTCAGCGGGATGTTCGCCGTCTACGACGTGATGCAGCTGATGCGATCGAAGGTGAACACCATCTGCGTCGGCATCGCCGCGTCGGCGGCGGCCTTCCTCCTGGCGACCGGTACGGGCATCCGAGCGGCCACCCCGAACGCCCGAATCATGTTCCACCAGCCACTCGGCGGCGCGCGCGGCCAGGCGGTCGACATCCAGATCCAGGCCAAGCAGATCGTGTTCCTGCGCGAACGGCTGTACGAGATCCTCGCCGAGCGGATGAACAAGGACATCGAAGAGATCCGCCGCGACGCTGACCGAGACTTCTGGCTCTCGGCCGAGGACGCCGTGACCTACGGCGCGATCGACGAGGTCCGACAGCGCGGCGGCGTCTAG